The Arthrobacter sp. PM3 genome contains the following window.
CCAGCCACTCCTGCAGCCGGTGCCGGCTGCCGTTCGGCTCGACAAGGATGTCCACGGCGAAGTCCTGGCACGCGGACCCGAGGAGCGAAGCGACGGTGCCGGCGATCTCGAGATCCGTCGCCTTGGCGGCCCGGATCAGGATACGGACCAGAGGAGTCTCCTGCCGCGGCATGTGCAGGGTCTTGAGGACATAGCCGGCGTTGCGCAGCTCTTCCTCAATAGACGCTGACATCCCTTGGTCTCCCCTATCCACTTACGCTGGCCCCTACGGGGAGGTGAGACCGGGAAGACTCCGGTTCCTGCTGGCTCCAGATGCCCTTGGTGTCGATCACGTTCTTTCCTTCCAGGGCTTGCAGGTCCAGGGTCAGGAATTCGTCGTGGTCCACCAGGAGCATGACGAGGTCGGCGGCGGCGACGGCCTCCTCCATGTCATGGAGGCCGGCCAGGCCGGCGGCGGCCAGGCCGGCAGGCAGTTCCTCCACGTTGGGGTCCACTACCATGATGGTGCTCTCCGGCAGTTGCCGCACCAGTTCCTGGACGATCGTCACCGACGGCGACTCGCGGACGTCGTCGATGTTGGCCTTGAACGCCAGCCCGAGAACGGCGACGGTGGCGCCCGGCTGGTCGGCGAGGGTTTCGACGGCCTGCCGGACCACGTGATGCGGCTTGGAGTCGTTGACTTCCCGGGCCGTGCGGATCAGGCCGGAGTGCTCGGGAACGGCGTCGACAATGAACCACGGATCGACGGCGATGCAGTGGCCGCCCACGCCGGGGCCCGGGCGCAGAACGTTGACGCGAGGGTGGTGGTTGGCCAGTTCGATGAGTTTCCAGACATCAATGCCCAGGTTGTCGCAGATCACGGACAGCTCGTTGGCGAAGGCGATGTTGACGTCGCGGAACGTGTTCTCCACCAACTTGGTCATCTCGGCCGTGGTGGCGTCCGTCAGCAGGATCTCGCCTTGGCAGATGACCTCGTACAGCCGCTTGGCCAGCTGGGCGCCTTCTTCGGTAAGGCCACCGATCACGCGGTCGTTGGTCACCATTTCGATCATGATCCGGCCCGGCAGCACGCGTTCCGGCGAGTGCACAACATGCACCTGGTTAGGCCCGGGCGTATCCAGGGTCAGATCGGGCCGCAGCTCCATGAGGTATGCCCCCAGGCGCTCCGTGGTGCCCGGAGGCGACGTCGATTCCAGCACCACGAGCTCGCCGCCGCGCAGCTTGGGCGCCAGGGCGTCGACGGCGCTGCGAAGGTAGGAGAGGTCCGCGCCGTTGCCCTCGGCGAGCGGCGTCGGCACGGCAATAATGAACGCATCTGCGGCCGGCACCGCGGTCATGGCGACAAGGTTTCCGAGGCTGACCGCGCCCGAGACCACCACGCCCATGTCCGGTTCCACGAAGGGGACCTCGCCTCGGTTGACGGCTTCAACCGTCGACAGTTTTACATCGACGCCCGCCACTCGTTTGCCTTTGGCGGCAAAGCTGGCCGCGGTGGGCAGGCCGATGTAGCCGAGTCCGATGACCGCAACATCAAAAATCGTTTCGCTCATGTCTCCCTAAACTAAAATATGGTCTTCGGGCGAGCCGAAGAACTGGATCTTTGAAGTAGCCAGGAGCTCTTCATTGGTAATGGGCCAGGTGTGCGAGGCCACGTCGGCACCGCGCATCTGGCAGTAGTTGAAACGGTCCGCCGAGTAGATCCTGGCGCCCGACTCGATGACGTCACTCAGGAAGCGCGAGTCCTCACCGCGCTGGAGCTGTCCAAACGGAAAGCGGCGGAACGTCTCAGTGGCGGCGAAAATGGTCGGCCCGGAGACGGCTTCGACGTAGCGGTGCTCCAGTTGCGGGTTCCGCAGGATCGTGGCCCCGGCACCGGCGAGGTGCATGTAGTGCGCGCGCTTTCCCACGACCTCGGCTTCGGAGTACATCATCGCGTGGACCTGGTCGCCCAGGTACAACGGACTGTACAGGTCGTCGTCGTCCCATTTGGTCGCGAATTCGCCGTCGGCGTGCGCAACCAGGGCATTGAGGCACTCCCCCAACGTGGTCTGCTGCGGTTCGTGCAGCAGGACGCCGTCCGTGATACCGGCCAGCCGGCACTGCTCGCGAAACGCGGCCTGGTCAATCTCGAAGCCGTGCGTCAGGTACACCAGCTGGACGTCCACGCCTTGCTGGGCTCCGACGCCCGCAATGACGTGCTGGAGCTGTTGCGGGCGGAAGCTCGACACGAGCACGGACACTTGGGCCGGGGTT
Protein-coding sequences here:
- the wecC gene encoding UDP-N-acetyl-D-mannosamine dehydrogenase yields the protein MSETIFDVAVIGLGYIGLPTAASFAAKGKRVAGVDVKLSTVEAVNRGEVPFVEPDMGVVVSGAVSLGNLVAMTAVPAADAFIIAVPTPLAEGNGADLSYLRSAVDALAPKLRGGELVVLESTSPPGTTERLGAYLMELRPDLTLDTPGPNQVHVVHSPERVLPGRIMIEMVTNDRVIGGLTEEGAQLAKRLYEVICQGEILLTDATTAEMTKLVENTFRDVNIAFANELSVICDNLGIDVWKLIELANHHPRVNVLRPGPGVGGHCIAVDPWFIVDAVPEHSGLIRTAREVNDSKPHHVVRQAVETLADQPGATVAVLGLAFKANIDDVRESPSVTIVQELVRQLPESTIMVVDPNVEELPAGLAAAGLAGLHDMEEAVAAADLVMLLVDHDEFLTLDLQALEGKNVIDTKGIWSQQEPESSRSHLPVGASVSG